The following proteins are co-located in the Agromyces laixinhei genome:
- a CDS encoding aminoglycoside phosphotransferase family protein, with protein MTDAPEPDIVVDEHLARELVAAQHPDLAGEIVLLANGWDNVMFRLGEHLVVRLPRRAIAARLVLHEQLWLPEIARFVSVPVPSPVRVGRPAPELGFDFPWSILPWFDGVSAADVAPPARTASAPRLAAFVAELGVPAPAEAPINAFRGVPLAARDEVVRGRLERGLALGFDKIEALRAVWNRGLAAPEWTGPPVWLHGDLHPANLVLAASGDLAAVVDFGDVCAGDPAGDLATAWLSFDAHGRAAFRAEIDRLRETDAAMWERARSWALVLGSAIVDTIGTEGRLGRVGVHALDAVLAE; from the coding sequence ATGACGGATGCCCCCGAGCCCGACATCGTCGTCGATGAACACCTCGCTCGCGAGCTCGTGGCGGCGCAGCACCCCGATCTCGCCGGCGAGATCGTGTTGCTCGCGAACGGTTGGGACAACGTGATGTTCCGCCTCGGCGAGCACCTCGTCGTGCGGCTGCCGCGTCGGGCGATCGCGGCTCGCCTCGTGCTGCACGAGCAGCTCTGGCTCCCCGAGATCGCCCGGTTCGTCTCAGTGCCGGTGCCTTCGCCCGTGCGCGTCGGTCGGCCGGCACCCGAGCTCGGGTTCGACTTCCCGTGGAGCATCCTGCCGTGGTTCGACGGGGTGAGCGCGGCCGACGTCGCTCCCCCGGCGCGAACTGCATCGGCCCCGCGGCTTGCTGCTTTCGTCGCAGAGCTCGGAGTGCCCGCTCCTGCGGAGGCGCCGATCAACGCGTTTCGCGGGGTGCCGCTCGCCGCGCGCGATGAGGTCGTGCGAGGCAGGCTGGAGCGCGGGCTCGCGCTGGGCTTCGACAAGATCGAGGCGCTCCGCGCCGTCTGGAACCGAGGACTGGCCGCGCCGGAATGGACGGGGCCGCCGGTGTGGCTGCACGGCGACCTGCATCCGGCGAATCTCGTGCTCGCGGCATCCGGCGATCTCGCAGCCGTCGTCGACTTCGGCGACGTCTGCGCCGGCGATCCGGCGGGCGATCTCGCGACGGCCTGGCTCAGCTTCGACGCTCATGGGCGGGCCGCCTTCCGCGCCGAGATCGATCGGCTGCGCGAGACGGATGCCGCGATGTGGGAGCGCGCTCGCAGCTGGGCGCTCGTGCTCGGCAGCGCGATCGTCGACACGATCGGCACCGAGGGGCGCCTCGGCCGGGTCGGTGTGCACGCGCTCGATGCGGTGCTCGCCGAGTGA